A part of Cannabis sativa cultivar Pink pepper isolate KNU-18-1 chromosome 6, ASM2916894v1, whole genome shotgun sequence genomic DNA contains:
- the LOC115695841 gene encoding uncharacterized protein LOC115695841 — MRNFKKYSELITCLLVAEKNNELLMKNHQSRPTGSMALPEVNATNYNNYGRGRGRGQSQGRGCGRNQGRGRNGHNSSERNSDHQRKRQHADENVHGNYPQNPEDSCYRCGTKGHWSRTCHTTKHLCDLYQISVKEKEKEVNLIEQYDPVNDSTHLDAQ, encoded by the coding sequence ATGCGTAATTTTAAGAAATATTCGGAACTTATTACATGTCTCCTTGTAGCAGAGAAAAATAATGAACTGTTAATGAAGAATCATCAATCACGACCTACTGGTTCAATGGCACTTCCAGAAGTAAATGCCACAAACTATAATAATTATGGACGAGGTCGTGGTCGTGGCCAAAGCCAAGGAAGAGGTTGTGGTCGTAACCAAGGACGTGGACGAAATGGTCATAATTCCTCAGAAAGAAATTCTGACCACCAAAGGAAGAGACAACATGCAGATGAGAATGTTCATGGTAACTATCCTCAAAATCCTGAAGATTCATGTTATAGATGTGGTACAAAAGGGCATTGGTCTCGTACATGTCATACGACGAAACACCTTTGTGATTTGTATCAAATTTCTGTAAAAGAAAAGGAGAAGGAAGTGAACTTAATTGAACAATATGATCCTGTGAATGATTCAACTCATCTAGATGCTCAATGA